From Zingiber officinale cultivar Zhangliang chromosome 5B, Zo_v1.1, whole genome shotgun sequence, the proteins below share one genomic window:
- the LOC121987605 gene encoding histone H1-like: MPALEEPIVRMETYDDDKLAPAKPAAEEGAIAPAVTVKAAKAKAKAPSSKAKKPTGPRRTSAHPPYAEMIKEAILTLKERTGSSPYAIAKAMEDKHKAHLPANFRKMLLLQLKKLAAAGKLAKVKSSYKLSSATASVVVATAKVTTKNPISVASKAKPKVRPVASIAKPKSKTVANAKSKAKTVTKPKPVAVKPKSATKRKASAKANPKRTARLAKSAKVLAKDAPGRKAVKAPVKSAAAPKKTPVRKPKTSSTTAKKSKK, from the exons ATGCCGGCGTTGGAGGAGCCGATTGTTAGGATGGAAACGTACGACGATGACAAGCTAGCTCCGGCGAAGCCCGCGGCAGAGGAGGGTGCGATCGCCCCCGCTGTCACCGTCAAGGCTGCGAAGGCGAAGGCGAAGGCGCCTTCGTCCAAAGCTAAGAAGCCCACCGGTCCGAGGAGGACCTCCGCCCACCCTCCCTACGCCGAG ATGATCAAGGAAGCGATCCTGACGCTGAAGGAGAGGACGGGATCGAGCCCTTACGCGATCGCAAAGGCCATGGAGGATAAGCACAAGGCGCATCTTCCGGCCAATTTCCGTAAGATGCTTCTCCTCCAGCTGAAGAAGCTCGCCGCCGCTGGCAAGCTCGCGAAGGTGAAGAGCTCCTATAAGCTTTCCTCCGCCACTGCCTCCGTCGTCGTGGCTACTGCGAAAGTCACCACGAAGAATCCCATTTCCGTTGCGTCGAAGGCGAAGCCTAAGGTGAGGCCTGTGGCATCGATTGCTAAGCCCAAGTCGAAGACTGTTGCCAATGCGAAATCAAAGGCTAAGACGGTGACTAAGCCCAAACCGGTCGCAGTGAAGCCAAAGTCGGCGACAAAGAGGAAGGCGTCGGCGAAGGCAAATCCCAAGCGCACTGCCCGGCTTGCCAAGTCAGCGAAGGTTTTGGCGAAGGATGCTCCGGGGAGAAAGGCCGTTAAAGCGCCGGTGAAGTCGGCAGCTGCTCCGAAGAAAACTCCCGTTAGGAAGCCGAAGACGAGCAGTACGACGGCGAAGAAGTCGAAGAAGTGA